A stretch of the Saccharolobus caldissimus genome encodes the following:
- a CDS encoding alpha-ketoacid dehydrogenase subunit beta translates to MKIRGIAQAIAEGIRQEMERNDRIVVLGEDVTYWGAVFGFTMGLFEKFGRRRVIDTPITEQTFMGIAVGAAAAGLHPVVSLMFVDFLGAGFDQMFNHMAKNYYMSGGQFPMPVTVITAIGGGYGDSAQHSQVLYGLFAHLPGFKVVIPSTPYDAKGLTIKALRDNNPVVIFGHKLLTGLPFLPFEGIEEEVPDEPYEIDFGKAAVRREGSDLTIIATALMVHRSLKAAEMLQKEGISAEVIDLRTLVPLDEETIVKSAKKTGRVLIVDEDYMSYGMTGEVAFRIQAKALSNLKVPIARLAVPDVPIPFSEPLESAVIPSVNSIYNEAKKLVH, encoded by the coding sequence ATGAAGATTAGGGGTATCGCTCAAGCTATAGCTGAGGGAATAAGGCAGGAAATGGAGAGGAACGATAGAATAGTGGTTTTAGGCGAGGACGTAACTTATTGGGGAGCGGTTTTCGGTTTCACAATGGGGCTATTTGAGAAGTTTGGTAGAAGAAGGGTTATTGATACTCCTATAACGGAGCAGACGTTTATGGGGATTGCAGTAGGGGCGGCTGCTGCGGGATTACACCCCGTAGTATCTTTAATGTTCGTAGACTTTTTAGGTGCAGGTTTCGATCAGATGTTCAATCACATGGCTAAGAACTATTACATGAGTGGTGGACAATTCCCCATGCCAGTAACAGTTATAACTGCGATAGGTGGAGGTTACGGTGATTCAGCACAGCATTCTCAAGTACTTTACGGACTTTTTGCCCATTTACCAGGATTTAAGGTTGTAATACCCTCAACACCCTACGACGCAAAGGGTTTAACGATAAAAGCTTTAAGGGACAATAACCCCGTAGTAATTTTCGGACATAAACTTTTAACTGGGTTGCCTTTCCTACCCTTTGAGGGGATTGAGGAGGAGGTGCCAGATGAGCCCTATGAGATTGACTTCGGTAAGGCAGCTGTGAGAAGAGAGGGAAGTGATTTAACGATAATAGCCACTGCATTAATGGTTCACAGAAGCTTAAAAGCAGCTGAGATGCTTCAGAAGGAAGGCATTTCGGCTGAAGTAATAGACTTAAGGACTTTAGTACCTTTAGATGAGGAAACTATAGTTAAATCTGCTAAGAAGACGGGTAGGGTGTTAATTGTGGATGAGGACTATATGAGTTACGGAATGACTGGAGAAGTAGCTTTCAGAATTCAGGCTAAAGCGTTAAGTAATTTAAAGGTTCCCATAGCTAGGTTAGCAGTGCCAGATGTACCAATACCGTTCTCTGAGCCCTTAGAGAGTGCTGTAATACCCAGTGTTAACAGTATTTATAATGAAGCTAAAAAATTAGTCCATTGA
- a CDS encoding ABC transporter ATP-binding protein: MIIASNIVKRYGSKLALDDVSIKVNRGRLVSLIGPNGAGKTTLIRILLTLMKPNRGEVEILGYNPFKHKNILKEVGYVQEIPNYPPFLTAKELLELSAKVKGIDKREIRRVLEFVEMEDFATMPMIKYSKGMIQRIAIAEALLGNPSVLIMDEPNMGIDPFFSLKVRELLQKLKKDNVSILMTSHEMENVKKLSDEIYMLYRGKIVFNGSVEEMIKKFLGIQVVIETENLKEAEKLLNDLKYVKGIFNEGNKIVVRLIEDRREELLRTLIVNGIKVKGFYMDLNLEEAYSRALKNV; the protein is encoded by the coding sequence ATGATTATCGCAAGTAATATTGTTAAAAGATACGGTAGTAAATTGGCTTTAGATGACGTTTCCATAAAAGTTAATAGAGGTAGGTTAGTCTCGTTAATAGGTCCTAACGGAGCTGGAAAAACTACACTGATTAGGATTTTACTAACTCTTATGAAACCTAATAGAGGTGAAGTCGAGATTTTAGGGTATAATCCCTTTAAGCATAAAAATATTCTTAAGGAAGTGGGCTATGTTCAAGAAATTCCAAATTACCCTCCCTTTTTAACTGCTAAAGAACTACTGGAACTTTCAGCTAAGGTAAAAGGCATTGATAAAAGAGAGATTAGAAGAGTTTTAGAATTTGTGGAAATGGAGGACTTTGCAACTATGCCAATGATAAAATATAGTAAGGGTATGATTCAGAGAATAGCTATTGCTGAGGCTCTATTAGGTAATCCTAGTGTTTTAATAATGGATGAGCCTAATATGGGCATTGATCCATTTTTCTCACTTAAAGTTAGGGAATTATTACAGAAGCTTAAGAAAGATAACGTTTCCATTCTAATGACATCTCATGAAATGGAGAACGTAAAGAAGTTGTCTGATGAAATATATATGTTATATAGAGGTAAAATTGTATTTAACGGAAGCGTTGAAGAAATGATAAAGAAGTTTTTAGGTATTCAAGTAGTAATTGAGACCGAGAACTTAAAGGAGGCTGAGAAGCTGTTAAATGATCTTAAGTACGTTAAGGGTATATTTAACGAAGGAAATAAGATAGTTGTTAGACTTATTGAAGATAGAAGAGAGGAGTTATTGAGAACTTTAATAGTTAACGGTATTAAAGTTAAGGGTTTCTACATGGATTTGAATCTGGAGGAAGCTTATTCAAGGGCGCTAAAAAATGTTTGA
- a CDS encoding ABC transporter permease yields the protein MFEILLYEWRRAIERKKVIVLIIISFIFELGIYLAIYLAPSKSLRTLIIPLSSYLWTLGALLPQAILIHFLAISISSGSMAEEYEQGTVDYFLSKPITRMRFIIEKWLGSFTLLAIIYLMMITVTLVMSFSLFGSQKYLFLLPEIVGSILFSTLVFLNIAFAIGEILRRSNLSFTISGFILIASIIISDVLVLVSQFTHNSSYEIISQYLPTWASTEFPFMLLQSSPFSTVIRELNIMPQTNSNVIFAIFSISIYSIISLVLSFVSFLKRDIPKKVS from the coding sequence ATGTTTGAAATATTGCTTTACGAATGGAGAAGAGCAATAGAAAGAAAGAAAGTTATTGTACTTATTATTATCTCATTTATATTTGAATTAGGAATATACTTGGCAATATATTTAGCCCCTTCAAAGTCTTTAAGGACTCTCATAATCCCTCTATCGTCATATTTATGGACTTTAGGTGCACTATTACCTCAAGCTATCTTGATCCATTTTCTTGCAATATCCATATCATCTGGTTCCATGGCTGAAGAATATGAGCAGGGTACTGTGGATTATTTCTTATCTAAACCCATAACTAGGATGCGTTTTATTATAGAGAAGTGGTTAGGCTCTTTTACACTCCTAGCTATAATATACTTAATGATGATAACAGTCACCCTAGTCATGTCTTTCTCTCTTTTTGGTTCTCAGAAATATTTATTTCTATTACCAGAAATTGTAGGATCAATTCTTTTCTCCACATTAGTATTTTTAAATATAGCTTTCGCCATAGGAGAAATATTAAGGAGAAGCAATCTATCTTTTACTATAAGCGGTTTTATTCTAATAGCTTCAATAATAATTTCGGATGTTTTAGTTTTAGTCTCCCAATTTACACATAATAGCAGTTATGAGATTATTAGTCAGTATCTACCTACATGGGCTTCTACAGAGTTTCCATTTATGCTTTTGCAATCTTCTCCTTTTAGTACTGTTATAAGAGAATTAAATATAATGCCTCAGACAAATTCTAACGTAATATTTGCAATCTTCTCCATTTCAATTTATTCCATTATATCGTTAGTATTGTCATTTGTAAGTTTCTTAAAAAGAGATATTCCTAAAAAAGTGAGTTAA
- a CDS encoding acyl-CoA thioesterase: MSWLIDSGGLLMSSISKGNYLLASLDYLYLFKPAKVGDIIRVISEVTATWNSSAEIKVKACIKDRLGAIGLMTFTAVDENNRPRPLPTTVGADEEANRRKEERLKRKAKDLEDKGDMSFLSFWRSYIRTIYPEHGFTNGILYAGKMYMMLDEALAIIAKLYSKGNVYTVSAGYANFLTPVKIGDILEIQGGIEYTGNTSIDVGAKVFSINHYTGERKLVSRTVFSFVAIDENGKPKSIPKIVPSSEYEKKIFEERAMEREVRIKIAKSLQETEECYER, from the coding sequence ATGAGCTGGCTTATAGATAGTGGAGGGCTTCTGATGTCTAGCATAAGTAAGGGTAACTATCTTTTAGCCTCTCTGGATTACTTATACTTATTTAAGCCAGCTAAAGTAGGGGATATAATTAGGGTAATTTCGGAGGTTACGGCTACGTGGAATTCTTCAGCTGAAATTAAGGTTAAGGCGTGTATAAAGGATAGGTTAGGAGCAATAGGTTTAATGACATTTACTGCAGTAGATGAAAATAACCGACCGAGACCACTTCCCACAACTGTTGGAGCTGATGAGGAGGCTAATAGGAGGAAAGAGGAGAGACTTAAGAGAAAGGCTAAGGATTTAGAGGATAAAGGTGATATGAGTTTTCTTAGTTTTTGGAGGAGTTATATTAGAACCATATATCCTGAGCACGGCTTTACTAATGGTATTTTATACGCTGGAAAAATGTATATGATGTTGGATGAAGCTTTGGCTATAATAGCTAAGCTTTACTCTAAGGGTAACGTTTACACTGTAAGCGCAGGTTATGCTAATTTCTTAACTCCAGTGAAAATAGGGGATATATTGGAGATTCAAGGGGGAATTGAGTATACTGGAAATACCTCGATAGATGTAGGGGCTAAGGTGTTTAGTATAAACCATTATACCGGTGAGAGAAAGTTAGTTAGCAGAACCGTTTTCTCTTTCGTTGCTATTGATGAAAATGGCAAGCCGAAATCCATACCTAAGATAGTGCCGTCATCTGAATATGAGAAGAAAATATTTGAGGAGAGGGCTATGGAAAGGGAGGTTAGAATTAAAATTGCTAAAAGTTTACAGGAAACTGAAGAGTGTTATGAAAGATGA
- a CDS encoding thiamine pyrophosphate-dependent dehydrogenase E1 component subunit alpha, whose product MIIKPEPSPKDLSFFIENAGLKPSDLLNMYKKMVTIRYFEESIKKVYHEGKNPFNMAAGIIRGEMHLSIGQEAVAVGSLYNARDEDAVISTHRPHHHAIAKGVDLKALAAEIFGKATGLCKGKGGHMHLFDRTKNFACSGIVGASFPQAAGAAFAFKYLGKDNVAFAFAGEGAANHGTFAETLNIASAWELPLIIIIEDNKYADSTPKSLVMSTTFHYQRGLAYNVPSYLVDGMDVIDVYSVVKKAAERARKGFGPTLIEALTYRYVGHFEGDGEEYRTKEEVEFWSAVDPIRRLENRLLKLNYADNDILAKLREEARREVQEAINFAMNSPYPDPSEAFRGVFA is encoded by the coding sequence ATGATTATAAAACCAGAACCTTCGCCTAAGGATCTAAGTTTTTTCATAGAGAATGCTGGGTTGAAACCTAGTGATTTATTAAATATGTATAAGAAAATGGTTACAATAAGGTATTTTGAGGAATCCATAAAGAAGGTGTATCATGAGGGGAAGAATCCATTTAACATGGCAGCTGGAATAATTAGAGGAGAGATGCATTTATCAATAGGGCAGGAGGCTGTAGCTGTAGGTAGTTTATACAATGCTAGGGATGAGGACGCTGTAATAAGTACTCACAGACCTCATCATCACGCAATAGCTAAGGGTGTTGATTTAAAGGCTTTAGCCGCTGAGATATTCGGTAAGGCTACTGGTTTATGTAAAGGTAAGGGAGGACATATGCATCTTTTTGATAGGACTAAGAACTTTGCATGTAGTGGTATTGTAGGGGCTTCATTTCCTCAGGCTGCAGGAGCTGCATTTGCCTTTAAATATTTAGGGAAGGATAATGTGGCATTTGCCTTTGCAGGTGAGGGAGCCGCAAATCACGGAACTTTCGCGGAAACGTTAAATATAGCAAGTGCGTGGGAACTTCCATTAATAATAATTATAGAGGATAATAAGTATGCAGATTCCACTCCTAAATCTCTAGTAATGTCAACTACTTTTCATTACCAGAGAGGCTTAGCATATAATGTACCTTCTTATTTAGTTGACGGTATGGATGTAATTGACGTATATTCCGTAGTTAAAAAGGCTGCAGAAAGGGCCAGAAAGGGATTCGGTCCTACTCTGATAGAGGCGTTAACTTATAGGTATGTTGGGCATTTTGAGGGAGATGGAGAAGAGTATAGGACCAAGGAGGAAGTGGAATTCTGGAGTGCTGTAGACCCTATAAGGAGGTTAGAGAATAGGTTACTTAAATTAAATTATGCTGATAACGATATCTTAGCTAAGTTAAGAGAGGAGGCTAGAAGAGAAGTTCAGGAGGCAATTAACTTCGCCATGAATAGTCCCTATCCAGATCCTAGTGAGGCTTTCAGGGGTGTTTTCGCATGA